Genomic window (Sulfurovum sp. NBC37-1):
AATCTGCTCTCCATCGTCATCGGCCTGACCATTGTCGCTGTGGGACTGGCGCTGTTCATTCGTGGCCTGGAACTGGGAATCTTCCCCATCGGTGAGGGACTGGCTGTGGACTTTGCCAGAAAGGGTTCCGCTTTCTGGCTTTTGACCTTCGCCTTCACCATTGGCTTTTCAACGACTGTCGCGGAACCAGCACTTATTGCCATCGCCAACAAGGCCGCCATGATCTCACACGGTCTCATAAACGCCTTCTGGCTGCGTATGACAGTAGCCCTCTCGGTAGGCTTTGCCATTGCGCTGGGCGTCCTGCGTATCCTGCTGGGACATCCTATCTCCTACTACATCATCGGAGGGTACATATTGGTGGTTGCCATTACCTTCTTTGCACCGCCCGAGATCATAGGCCTGGCCTATGACAGCGGAGGAGTAACCACTTCGACTGTAACCGTACCACTTGTTGCAGCCCTTGGTATCGGACTGGCTTCGAGTATCAAGGGTCGGAACCCTGCCATCGACGGTTTCGGCCTTATCGCTTTTGCTTCGCTCACCCCGATGATCTTCGTGCAGCTCTACGGTATACTTGCCTATTCATCTGTAGATTCAGCTACTGCGGTACAGACAGTCGTCCAGGCCGCAGCGGAGCATACACCAAAAATAGACCATTTTGTCTGGAGCGATCTCTTTTTTGACCTTGTCGGAACCATTAAAGATGTGGCTCCCATTATCGCGGTTATCTTCTTTTTTCAGTATATTATTATCAAAAAACCCGTAGCCCATCTGCACCGTATTATTACCGGTATCCTTATGGTGATACTCGGACTCTATGCGTTTATCGTAGGTCTGGAAATGGGACTTTTTCCCATTGGCGAAACGATCGCATACCAGCTGACCGACATGAACAACAACCTGCTTATCTACCTGTTCGCTTTCCTCATCGGCTTCTCAACGACCATGGCGGAGCCGGCACTTCTGGCCATCGCCATCAAAGCCGAGGAGATCAGTGAAGGGAACATTAAACAAAATGTACTTAGAATGGTGGTAGCATTAGGTGTTGCCATAGGTATCGGTCTGGGTGCTTACCGTATCGTTGCTGGCGATCCAATACATTACTATATCATCGCAGGGTATATATTTGTGATCATATTTACCTATTTTGCACCAAACTATATCGTACCCATCGCCTACGACAGCGGCGGTGTGACCACTTCGACCGTTACCGTACCTTTGGTCGCGGCATTGGGATTGGGGCTGGCAGAAAATATCGAGGGGCGTAATCCGCTCATCGACGGTTTCGGTCTCATCGCCTTTGCTTCCCTCTTCCCTATGCTGACGGTCATGGGGTACGGAATACATGCGGAGTACTATAAAAAACGTCTTTTGGCGCAAGAAAAATCAACAGAGCAGGAGGAGAAATGAAATTCACAGCACTCATAGCCATCATCCAGGACAAAGATGAAGAAGATGCGATCAGGGTAGCCAAAGAAGCCGGCGCGGGAACCGTTACCATCGTACACGGAAGGAACATAGGGTTGCAGGAGAAGAAGGTTTTTTTCGGCCTCACCCTGGAAGAGAACGTCTCCGTACTATTTTTTATCCTTCCCAAACGGCTCTCCATGAGGGTCATGAAGGCGCTCCGCCTTGCTTTCGATCTTGACAACCCCGATAACAGTGGCCTTGCCTTTACCCTTCCATTAAGTCATGTGGCAGGACTGGACAATGATGAACTTCACAAGTTCGAAGACGATATTAAAATTACCCTATAGGAGATAAGAGATGTTAGTAGAAGCAGTTATGACACCCAAAGAGAAACTGGTCATAGTCTCACCTATGGCCCCGGTAAGAGAAGCGCTCAACCTTATGAAAAAGCACTCCGTACGCTCAGTCATCGTGGACAAAACAAAACCGGACAGCGCCTATGGCCTGGTAACCTTCAAAAATATTCTGCAAAGTATTGTTGCGGAAGACGGTGATATCGACCTTCTCAATGTATACGATATCGCTTCAACACCTGCCTTCTCCGTTTCGGCAAAACTGAACGTAAAGTATGCCGCGCGAATGATGGTCAAAAGCAGTATCAAACGTCTTCTCGTACTTGACAACAATGAACTTCAGGGTATCCTGACCATGACCGATATCATCGGTATACTAATGGAAACGGTCGAAGCGCAGTAAGACTATTTGTCGCGAAAGGTAAGGATAAACGTACTTCCTTCGCCTTTTTTGGAGTCAAGTTCCAGTTTGATCTTGTACTTTTCGCAAATGGAAAGCACGATATCGAGTCCTATGCCAAAGCCGCCCCTCTCTTCATTTGCCCGGTGGAACCTTTTGAAAATATCTGACTGCTTTTTCTTGTCTATTCCTATACCCGTATCTTTGACCTTCAGGGTATTATCCTTGAGTGTGATGGTCACACTGTCCCCCACATCCGAGTATTTGATGGCATTACTCAGAAGGTTGTCTATGAGCCTGTAGGCACTCTGCTGGTTCATATGGATCAAGGTAGGCTCAAGATCCAATTCCATACGGAGACGCTTGGATGCGGCAAGGTCACGTACATATTCCACACGAGCTTCAATGATCTGATCGAGACGAAGCCATTCATCGGGTTCGACCTTCCCTTCAAGCCGATAGGTCAGAGAACTGTACATGACACTCAGGCGCTTTGCGCTCGCCTCAAGTCGTTTACGTTTTTTTTCATCAATACCCTTGAGACTCTGCACCGTCATAAGTATGGCGGAAACCGGTGTATTAAGTTCATGGGTCGTGTCCGCGATGAAACGGTTGAGAGACTCTATCTGCTCTCTGACCGGCTGCAGGAACAATCTTCCCAGAAAATATCCGACAACACCCATGAGAATGAAAGAGAGGACCAGATAGCCGATGATCTTGATACGCAATGCCTGTATCTGGGCAGAGAGACCACTCTCTTTCAGAACAATATACTTGATGCCCATATGCACACTTTTGTTACGTGTTACAGTATAGCATTGGTCATTTTCAATATAAAAATCTTTCTCGAAATTTACAGGCTCTTTGATCTCCGTATAGATCGGATTTCCGTCTTCATCATAATAGCCCACTTTAAAACGGCAATGTTTCAGACCTTTCAAAAAGGATTTACGTTCCGTCACTTTAATTCCGCCATTGACATTCAGCATCGCTTTGAGTACGATCTCGGAAAAGATCATACGCGACTGGTACATCATCTCGAATTTAGTTGCTGACTTCATGGCAGCTTTGTTGTTCTCAAAGAAGAGATAGCCGATAATGGCCAGCAACACAAAAACAGACCCAAGATATAGCGTCAGAAAACGGACCAGCGATCTGCGCTCATACGATGTTAAAACGATAACCCTCTCCTTTGATATTGTCAAAATACTCTTTTTCGAACATTTTTCTCAGGTTTTTGATATAGGTTCTGATGGTCGCATGGGTAGGAGTACTGTCATCGTTCCACACATTCTCAATGATCTCGTCGCAGGAGACGATCTTGCCCGTATTGCGTATAAAATACTCCAGGACCTGTGCCTCCTTCTGCCGTATCTCTATCACTTCATCGTCGATGATGATCTGATGCGCTTTGGGGATGAATTTCATACCGTCGAACTCTATTTCTTCCTGAAGACGGTATAGCCGAATAATATGTTCTATGCGGGCGCGCAGTTCTTCAAGTTCGAACGGCTTTTTCAGGTAATCATCTGCACCAAGATCAAAACCTTTTTTCAAGTCATCTATACCTGCCAGTGATGTAATGTAAATGGCCGGGGTCGTATTGCCTATTTCACGAAGATAGGAGAGGATCTCAAAACCGTCTATATTGGGAACGTTAACATCGAGAAGCAGCATATCATACCGATTCTCACCTATGGAATCCAAAGCCTTTTCACCATCATAAAAACTCTCTACTTCATACCCGTTCTCGGTCAGGAACTCCTCTATGATCTCCTGTAAAATAATATCATCTTCAAGCAATAAGATCTTCACTTCTATCCTTCTGTATGGTATGCAGATTTTGTACCATACTCTCTGTGTAGTACGATACACAAAAGGTTTGGCTATAATAGTTTTATGAAAAAATATATACTATTATCTATACTGACTTTGATTTTTGTATCGGGGTGTACACAAGTTGTTGCGGCACCCATCTCCGTTGCCGGTTCAGTGGTAGGTGCCGCAATAGATGTTACCGGTTCTGCTGTGGGTGCAGCCGTGGATGTCGCCACCTCCGGAAGCGACAAAGAAAAGGACGAAAAGTAAAGAAGTTAAAAACTTTTTGCGTTGTTGAATTCAGCGATCTCGCTCTCTACCATCGCATCTATCATGCGAACATAAAGGTCATTGATGAGATTGGGTGAGAGGCCAAGGTCTATGGCTTGCTGGCGGACACGTGAGATCACATCGGAGATCCTCTCCTCCGCTTTCACTTCATCCACACTCGTCTTGAAATGTGCGATCTGCTTGATATAGTCATTGCGTTTTGCGATCAATTTCACGATTTCCTCATCTACTTCATCTATCTTTTTTCTTGCTTCCTCAAGAGTAGTACATTTATCAATTTCCATATTTATGCTCCTTACTTCCATTATTTTTTAAATTATTATATCCTAAAAAATCTAATATACTTTGGCTATAATACTTTCACGAACAAGGATACTACAAGCTTTTTTTCAAATAAAATGTAAAAGCGATATACCTGCATGGGCTTTTACCCCATGTTCATTAAAAACGCAAAGGATACAGATGATAAAATCGCATTATTTCAGTATGGCGGCCATTACAATACTGGGTCTAAGCTCGGCAGCATATGCGGGAGCAGAATCGAATCACTATAAACAACTCATAGGCACCAGTATTTTCAGTGCAAATAACCTTTACCTTCAAACCGGTTGGTATGATATGGATGGGAGCGATACTGGGAATGATCCAGAAATGACCAACAGCAATTTTGTGGGAACTTACATCTTCGGTGAAAACAGTGATACTTGGCGTCCTTTTGTAACCGGCGGCTTTGGCTTTGCCGATATTCAGCAAGATCAATCCACTGTAGCAGGCTCTACCGGGAATATTGATTTGGATTCCTACTACTACCAATTCGGTGGTGGTATCAACTATAATCCAACATCTAATATTGGCTTGGCACTTGGGGCTACATGTCTATGGATGAACACTGATGGGGACTACAATGGTGCATCAGACGGTATGCGCTACTACTTCAACCAGAAGAGTGACACATCTACCTATGATCTCTTTGCTACTGTTGGTTACCATACAGAGATAAACGGATATAAACCCTATGTCGGATTAACGCTGCATTACTTATCTATTAATTACGATTTTGACCTGTCCGATACGAATGGCTGGAGTACTGACCTCGAGGCTGGCGTTTACACACCTACATTGACTACATGGCTTGATCTGCCTGTACGTGCCAGACTTTTTGCTACTGCTACCTTGCTTGATGATGATCTCTCTACTGATATACTCTTCGATAATGCTTATAGTGGTGGTGCAAGACTGCTCTGGAAAGTCGGTCCTATGATTCATATTTTCAACGATGCATTTAAAGAGACGGAACTTGGTCTCAATCTTCAAGGTACCGTGGGAGACAACGACCTGAGTGGCTGGAAAACCAGTCTCGCATTCTATATCGCAAAATTCTGATTTAATCTTCTATTGTTGCATTCCATATTGAACCCTATGGAATGTGAACTTATGTACTACTCAAAAACCACAAAAATCATGGCATAAAAAAAGCCCGGCTTCCCGAAAGGGAGCCGGGCTTTTAGGTTTGAAAGTTTAAAACTTTGCAACGGTCTTATTCAACCTCTGCATCGATGACATCGTCATCGTCCGCTTTCTTTCCTGCGTCTGCAGCACCCTGCTGACCACCCTGCTCTTTGGCATACGCCGCTTCGGCAAGTTTGTGGCTCTTCTCAGTCAAGGCTTTGACCTTCTCATCGATCTGCTCTTTCGTAGCATTGTCATCTTTGAGAACTGTCTCAAGATCAGCGATCGCCGCTTCAATGCCCGCTTTTTCATTCGCATCGAAGTTTTCACCAAGGTCGTCAAGCGATTTTTTGGTCTGGTGGATCAATGCATCCGCCTGGTTCTTCGCCTCAACAACCGCTTTACGTTTTTCATCTTCCGCTTTGTGCGCTTCGGCATCCTGAACCATTTTTTCGATCTCTTCATCAGAAAGTCCTGACGAACCGGTGATCTTGATCTCCTGAGATTTACCTGTACCCTTGTCTACTGCCGATACGGTCAAGATACCGTTCGCATCAATATCGAAAGTTACTTCGATCTGTGGTACACCTCTTGGTGCTGCCGGGATGTCTCTCAGTTCAAACATACCAAGTGATTTGTTGTCTTTGGCGAATTCACGTTCTCCCTGGAGAACATGAATACTTACTGCCGGCTGGTTGTCTTCCGCTGTAGAGAATATCTGTGATTTCTTCGCAGGGATAGTTGTACCTTTTTCAATGACTTTTGTCATCACACCGCCCAATGTTTCGATACCAAGGCTCAACGGTGTCACATCAAGAAGCAATACATCTTTAACATCACCTGCAAGAACACCACCCTGGATCGCCGCACCAAGTGCAACAACTTCATCAGGATTCACAGACTTGTTAAGCTCTTTGTTAAAGAATTTCTTCACTTCTTCCTGAACCAACGGTACTCTGGTGGAACCACCGACCATAACCACTTCTTTGACATCGTTCTTGCTCAGACCGGCATCTTTCAGTACTGCTTCGATCGTTTTGATCGTCTTTGCCACAAGGTCACCGATCAGTGATTCGAACTTCGCTCTTGTAATTTTTGTCACAAGGTGCTTTGGCCCGCTCGCATCTGCCGTAATGAACGGAAGGTTGATCTCAGTTTCTGTTGCAGAGGAGAGTTCTTTCTTCGCCGCTTCTGCAGCATCTTTTACCCTCTGAAGCGCCATAACATCCGCTTTGATATCGATACCACTTTCAGATTTGAATTCATCGGCTACATAGTCAATGATCCTGTTATCAAAGTCGTCACCACCAAGGAATGCATCACCACCGGTTGCCAATACTTCGACAACCCCGTCACCAGTTTCAAGTGCTGTAACGTCGAACGTACCACCACCAAGATCGTATACCACAATCTGCTCGGCTTCTTTTTTGTCAAGACCGTAAGCCAATGCTGCCGATGTAGGCTCGTTGATGATTCTCAATACATTCAATCCTGCAATCGTACCGGCCTCTTTTGTCGCTTTTCTCTGCGCATCATTGAAGTATGCAGGTACTGTAATAACCGCATCGGTTACCGTTTCACCAAGGTATGCTTCCGCATCCTCTTTCATCTTCATCAATACTTTTGCAGAGATCTCCTGAGGCGTATATGTTTTACCCGCTACCTCAATCGCACACGCACCGTTTCTGTCTATAATATGGTAAGGAAGTCTCTCTTTTGCTTCGTTCGCTTTTTCCTCTTCACACATAAGACCCATAATCCTCTTGATAGAGTAGATCGTCTTTTCCGGATTCGTTACCGCCTGTCTTTTTGCAGATTCACCAACAAGGACTTCACCTTTGTCTGTAAATGCCACGATGGAAGGTGTTGTATTTTTACCTTCTTTGTTGGCAATGATCGCCGCTTCGCCGTTTGTATACACTGCCATTGCAGAGTTTGTTGTTCCTAAGTCAATTCCTAATACTTTTCCCATTTTTGTTCCTTTTTATTTTGTTTATACGTTTTATTTTTATTATTATACTTGATCTTCCAGTGATCCCGATGCTACTTTAGTTGCATTGAGTTACTTTCTATCAAGTTTTATTTCGCGGTGCCCTCCAGCCTTTGCGGGTCGCTTCACTCCACTTTGCCTACAGTGGTCTTCCTAAGACATCACCTTCGGTTCCAAGCCTATAAACATGAAGCAGTTCACGTTTACTTAGCGGTGCTCACCATTGCCGGTCTTAAGACACGGTCTTTAATGGTGTAACCCTTTTGCATCACCTGGACGATATCATCCGTTTTATGCTCGTCGCTGTCCACCTGCATGATCGCCTGATGTACTTCAGGATTAAATGTACCCTTGGACTCTATCTCTTTAATACTGTTCTTCTCAAGCACCTTCTTGAGCTGCTCATAGGTCAGTTTCACACCTTCCTGCATCTTTTCAAGAACTTCAGCAGCATTCTCTTTATTTGCACCTTCTATAGCACTGAGCGCATTCTCGAATGAATCCAGTACTGCCAGAATATCTTTGGCAAAACTTTCATTTGCATAGGCAACTGCATTCATCTTGTCTTTTTCCAGACGCTTCTTCGCATTCTCGAAATCGGCATGGGCTCTGATATATTTGTCTTTATATTCCGCTGCTTCTGCCTGGGCAGCTTCCACCGGATCTACCTCTTGATCTTTCTTCTCATCACTCTGAGCTTCTTCTACCAACTCTTCGTTCTGAGTCTGTTCAAGATCTTTTTCTGTCTCTTGACTCATTAAAGACCTCCTTTTTTTCTAAACTTTTGCACCTGTAATTTAAATGCTTAAAATTATTATACAACATTGAGTGCTACTTTGTCAAGTATTAACTTTATTATTTTACTATAACTTAATTTAGTCATATTGACTCAAGTATAAAACAATATTTATGATGGATGATGGATGATGGATGATGGATGATGGATGATGGATGATGGATGATTTTGTCATACCTGCCTGTATTTGTCAAGCATTTTTCTGAATGGAAGAGTAAAAGATAAAATAATTTGTTAGAATAAATGTTTTATTAGGGTATAGAAGGATGTCTGAACGCTAAGCGCTTAACGCTTAACGCTCTTTCGGAGAAAGTTAATTACGGATACCTAGGGCATCTTTAATTGTATGCCATCTCTCAAGATCCGTGTTCTTGAGATATCTCATAAGTCTTCTTCTCTGACCTACGAGCTTAAGAAGACCGAGTCTTGAAGAGTGGTCCTTCTTGTTTGTTTTAAGGTGATCTGTCAAGTATTTGATTCTCTCTGTTAAAAGTGCAACCTGTACTTCTGTCGAACCTGTATCGTTTTCGCCTCTTGCGTACTTAGCAATAATTTCTGCTTTCTTCGCCTGATCTAAAGCCATAATGACCTCCTGATTGGTATTTAAATTCTCAAAATGAGTGCGCAATCATATCATATTAAACTTACTTGAGACTTATGGGCACCCCCCAATAACCCTAAACCCTTTATAATGTTAATTGGAGTAAAATACTCCTAATTAATCCGGAATATAAAGAAGGTAACCTATTATGCTATTGACCCGTGCGACTGAATATGCCCTGCTCTCACTCGACAGTATCAGCAAAGCTGATAAACCTGTCGGAGCTGAACAACTGGCAAATGAGCTGAATATCCCCAAAAGTTTTCTTGCCAAGATACTCCAGAATATGGCAAAACAGGGTATTTTGGAGTCACGCAAGGGTGCCCATGGCGGGTTTGTACTTGCCCAGACTATCAACGATATCACGATCAACAGCATCATCTTTGCCGCAGAGGGAAAACTACCGGCGGTATTTGACTGTTCAAGTTACTCAGAAACCTGTCCCAACGGTGCTATAGGTACTTGTGTTATCTCTCCTTTCATTGCGAACTTCCAGACAAAAATCAACAATTTCCTCGAAGGGCTTACGCTCGGAGATATATTGTAAACCTACATTATATAGTATAATACTACCCAGACTGTATGGGACCACATTCCATGCAGTGTGCAAAACGATCATATTTAACAAGGCTCTTTTTATGCAACAACATATTTACCATCTCTCCCATATCGACCTTGACGGCTATGGCTGTCAGTACCTGACAACAAAATGTTTTGACAGGATCGAATGTTACAACGCAAACTACGGACCGGAGGTGACCGCCCGTCTTGCAGAGATGGTCAAAAAGATCGAACAGGACAAATTCATCCATGGCGACAAGATGGAACCTCTCATTCTCATTACCGACCTTAACCTCACGACCAAAGAGGGGAACTGGATAGAAAAAGAGTCCATACGT
Coding sequences:
- a CDS encoding outer membrane protein encodes the protein MIKSHYFSMAAITILGLSSAAYAGAESNHYKQLIGTSIFSANNLYLQTGWYDMDGSDTGNDPEMTNSNFVGTYIFGENSDTWRPFVTGGFGFADIQQDQSTVAGSTGNIDLDSYYYQFGGGINYNPTSNIGLALGATCLWMNTDGDYNGASDGMRYYFNQKSDTSTYDLFATVGYHTEINGYKPYVGLTLHYLSINYDFDLSDTNGWSTDLEAGVYTPTLTTWLDLPVRARLFATATLLDDDLSTDILFDNAYSGGARLLWKVGPMIHIFNDAFKETELGLNLQGTVGDNDLSGWKTSLAFYIAKF
- the dnaK gene encoding molecular chaperone DnaK — encoded protein: MGKVLGIDLGTTNSAMAVYTNGEAAIIANKEGKNTTPSIVAFTDKGEVLVGESAKRQAVTNPEKTIYSIKRIMGLMCEEEKANEAKERLPYHIIDRNGACAIEVAGKTYTPQEISAKVLMKMKEDAEAYLGETVTDAVITVPAYFNDAQRKATKEAGTIAGLNVLRIINEPTSAALAYGLDKKEAEQIVVYDLGGGTFDVTALETGDGVVEVLATGGDAFLGGDDFDNRIIDYVADEFKSESGIDIKADVMALQRVKDAAEAAKKELSSATETEINLPFITADASGPKHLVTKITRAKFESLIGDLVAKTIKTIEAVLKDAGLSKNDVKEVVMVGGSTRVPLVQEEVKKFFNKELNKSVNPDEVVALGAAIQGGVLAGDVKDVLLLDVTPLSLGIETLGGVMTKVIEKGTTIPAKKSQIFSTAEDNQPAVSIHVLQGEREFAKDNKSLGMFELRDIPAAPRGVPQIEVTFDIDANGILTVSAVDKGTGKSQEIKITGSSGLSDEEIEKMVQDAEAHKAEDEKRKAVVEAKNQADALIHQTKKSLDDLGENFDANEKAGIEAAIADLETVLKDDNATKEQIDEKVKALTEKSHKLAEAAYAKEQGGQQGAADAGKKADDDDVIDAEVE
- a CDS encoding DUF1538 domain-containing protein, yielding MKESLKIFAGDLKNSFMDLLPIIIVVALFQGAIIRAVPDNLLSIVIGLTIVAVGLALFIRGLELGIFPIGEGLAVDFARKGSAFWLLTFAFTIGFSTTVAEPALIAIANKAAMISHGLINAFWLRMTVALSVGFAIALGVLRILLGHPISYYIIGGYILVVAITFFAPPEIIGLAYDSGGVTTSTVTVPLVAALGIGLASSIKGRNPAIDGFGLIAFASLTPMIFVQLYGILAYSSVDSATAVQTVVQAAAEHTPKIDHFVWSDLFFDLVGTIKDVAPIIAVIFFFQYIIIKKPVAHLHRIITGILMVILGLYAFIVGLEMGLFPIGETIAYQLTDMNNNLLIYLFAFLIGFSTTMAEPALLAIAIKAEEISEGNIKQNVLRMVVALGVAIGIGLGAYRIVAGDPIHYYIIAGYIFVIIFTYFAPNYIVPIAYDSGGVTTSTVTVPLVAALGLGLAENIEGRNPLIDGFGLIAFASLFPMLTVMGYGIHAEYYKKRLLAQEKSTEQEEK
- the rpsO gene encoding 30S ribosomal protein S15; translation: MALDQAKKAEIIAKYARGENDTGSTEVQVALLTERIKYLTDHLKTNKKDHSSRLGLLKLVGQRRRLMRYLKNTDLERWHTIKDALGIRN
- a CDS encoding response regulator transcription factor codes for the protein MKILLLEDDIILQEIIEEFLTENGYEVESFYDGEKALDSIGENRYDMLLLDVNVPNIDGFEILSYLREIGNTTPAIYITSLAGIDDLKKGFDLGADDYLKKPFELEELRARIEHIIRLYRLQEEIEFDGMKFIPKAHQIIIDDEVIEIRQKEAQVLEYFIRNTGKIVSCDEIIENVWNDDSTPTHATIRTYIKNLRKMFEKEYFDNIKGEGYRFNIV
- a CDS encoding chorismate mutase yields the protein MEIDKCTTLEEARKKIDEVDEEIVKLIAKRNDYIKQIAHFKTSVDEVKAEERISDVISRVRQQAIDLGLSPNLINDLYVRMIDAMVESEIAEFNNAKSF
- the grpE gene encoding nucleotide exchange factor GrpE, whose product is MSQETEKDLEQTQNEELVEEAQSDEKKDQEVDPVEAAQAEAAEYKDKYIRAHADFENAKKRLEKDKMNAVAYANESFAKDILAVLDSFENALSAIEGANKENAAEVLEKMQEGVKLTYEQLKKVLEKNSIKEIESKGTFNPEVHQAIMQVDSDEHKTDDIVQVMQKGYTIKDRVLRPAMVSTAK
- a CDS encoding CBS domain-containing protein is translated as MLVEAVMTPKEKLVIVSPMAPVREALNLMKKHSVRSVIVDKTKPDSAYGLVTFKNILQSIVAEDGDIDLLNVYDIASTPAFSVSAKLNVKYAARMMVKSSIKRLLVLDNNELQGILTMTDIIGILMETVEAQ
- a CDS encoding DUF6726 family protein codes for the protein MKKYILLSILTLIFVSGCTQVVAAPISVAGSVVGAAIDVTGSAVGAAVDVATSGSDKEKDEK
- a CDS encoding sensor histidine kinase; this encodes MTISKERVIVLTSYERRSLVRFLTLYLGSVFVLLAIIGYLFFENNKAAMKSATKFEMMYQSRMIFSEIVLKAMLNVNGGIKVTERKSFLKGLKHCRFKVGYYDEDGNPIYTEIKEPVNFEKDFYIENDQCYTVTRNKSVHMGIKYIVLKESGLSAQIQALRIKIIGYLVLSFILMGVVGYFLGRLFLQPVREQIESLNRFIADTTHELNTPVSAILMTVQSLKGIDEKKRKRLEASAKRLSVMYSSLTYRLEGKVEPDEWLRLDQIIEARVEYVRDLAASKRLRMELDLEPTLIHMNQQSAYRLIDNLLSNAIKYSDVGDSVTITLKDNTLKVKDTGIGIDKKKQSDIFKRFHRANEERGGFGIGLDIVLSICEKYKIKLELDSKKGEGSTFILTFRDK
- a CDS encoding RrF2 family transcriptional regulator, which encodes MLLTRATEYALLSLDSISKADKPVGAEQLANELNIPKSFLAKILQNMAKQGILESRKGAHGGFVLAQTINDITINSIIFAAEGKLPAVFDCSSYSETCPNGAIGTCVISPFIANFQTKINNFLEGLTLGDIL